A stretch of Triticum aestivum cultivar Chinese Spring chromosome 1D, IWGSC CS RefSeq v2.1, whole genome shotgun sequence DNA encodes these proteins:
- the LOC123180847 gene encoding uncharacterized protein isoform X2 yields the protein MVSRGPNLNGGVIYTQFVCLKDATTCKNNFAGQVVKPLFYCCGIVSLHGAAAWRGGQQRTCEATINTADVLCFPLSFLINGSLTERSISLGVQTPNCIWRTIYDVVALDYEKVTVFIDATVVARPNIHLASIRDMRTIVVERPTLEEWRRCVARGVFHSWHRSGIHA from the exons ATGGTGAGCAGAGGGCCAAACCTCAAC GGAGGAGTAATATATACCCAGTTTGTTTGTTTGAAGGATGCAACAACATGCAAAAATAATTTTGCCG GGCAGGTGGTCAAACCCCTCTTCTACTGTTGTGGTATTGTAAGTTTGCACGGTGCAGCAGCCTGGAGAGGCGGCCAACAACGCACGTGTGAAGCAACAATAAACACGGCTGATGTGCTCTGCTTCCCCCTCTCTTTTTTAATTAATGGATCTCTTACTGAGCGGAGCATTTCTTTAG GTGTTCAAACACCAAATTGCATCTGGCGGACTATCTACGATGTTGTGGCATTGGACTATGAGAAAGTTACAGTCTTTATTGATGCAACAGTTGTTGCAAGGCCAAATATCCATTTGG CAAGTATTAGAGATATGAGGACTATCGTCGTGGAAAGACCAACCTTGGAAGAGTGGCGCCGTTGTGTTGCTCGTGGTGTATTTCATTCTTGGCACCGAAGTGGCATACATGCTTAG
- the LOC123180847 gene encoding probable inactive nicotinamidase At3g16190 isoform X5 gives MIHQIRKSSEAPRTPGVWRRPQELSPPPEDLLSFAAPRDALNSSVHGVQTPNCIWRTIYDVVALDYEKVTVFIDATVVARPNIHLASIRDMRTIVVERPTLEEWRRCVARGVFHSWHRSGIHA, from the exons ATGATCCATCAGATCCGCAAATCATCCGAGGCCCCACGAACACCAGGTGTTTGGCGCCGCCCCCAGGAGCTCTCACCGCCTCCCGAGGACctcctctcctttgctgccccGAGGGATGCCTTGAACTCCTCTGTCCATG GTGTTCAAACACCAAATTGCATCTGGCGGACTATCTACGATGTTGTGGCATTGGACTATGAGAAAGTTACAGTCTTTATTGATGCAACAGTTGTTGCAAGGCCAAATATCCATTTGG CAAGTATTAGAGATATGAGGACTATCGTCGTGGAAAGACCAACCTTGGAAGAGTGGCGCCGTTGTGTTGCTCGTGGTGTATTTCATTCTTGGCACCGAAGTGGCATACATGCTTAG
- the LOC123180847 gene encoding uncharacterized protein isoform X3 yields the protein MGGVIYTQFVCLKDATTCKNNFAGQVVKPLFYCCGIVSLHGAAAWRGGQQRTCEATINTADVLCFPLSFLINGSLTERSISLGVQTPNCIWRTIYDVVALDYEKVTVFIDATVVARPNIHLASIRDMRTIVVERPTLEEWRRCVARGVFHSWHRSGIHA from the exons ATG GGAGGAGTAATATATACCCAGTTTGTTTGTTTGAAGGATGCAACAACATGCAAAAATAATTTTGCCG GGCAGGTGGTCAAACCCCTCTTCTACTGTTGTGGTATTGTAAGTTTGCACGGTGCAGCAGCCTGGAGAGGCGGCCAACAACGCACGTGTGAAGCAACAATAAACACGGCTGATGTGCTCTGCTTCCCCCTCTCTTTTTTAATTAATGGATCTCTTACTGAGCGGAGCATTTCTTTAG GTGTTCAAACACCAAATTGCATCTGGCGGACTATCTACGATGTTGTGGCATTGGACTATGAGAAAGTTACAGTCTTTATTGATGCAACAGTTGTTGCAAGGCCAAATATCCATTTGG CAAGTATTAGAGATATGAGGACTATCGTCGTGGAAAGACCAACCTTGGAAGAGTGGCGCCGTTGTGTTGCTCGTGGTGTATTTCATTCTTGGCACCGAAGTGGCATACATGCTTAG
- the LOC123180847 gene encoding uncharacterized protein isoform X1 has translation MVSRGPNLNVSSSYLKGGVIYTQFVCLKDATTCKNNFAGQVVKPLFYCCGIVSLHGAAAWRGGQQRTCEATINTADVLCFPLSFLINGSLTERSISLGVQTPNCIWRTIYDVVALDYEKVTVFIDATVVARPNIHLASIRDMRTIVVERPTLEEWRRCVARGVFHSWHRSGIHA, from the exons ATGGTGAGCAGAGGGCCAAACCTCAACGTGAGCTCCTCATACCTAAAA GGAGGAGTAATATATACCCAGTTTGTTTGTTTGAAGGATGCAACAACATGCAAAAATAATTTTGCCG GGCAGGTGGTCAAACCCCTCTTCTACTGTTGTGGTATTGTAAGTTTGCACGGTGCAGCAGCCTGGAGAGGCGGCCAACAACGCACGTGTGAAGCAACAATAAACACGGCTGATGTGCTCTGCTTCCCCCTCTCTTTTTTAATTAATGGATCTCTTACTGAGCGGAGCATTTCTTTAG GTGTTCAAACACCAAATTGCATCTGGCGGACTATCTACGATGTTGTGGCATTGGACTATGAGAAAGTTACAGTCTTTATTGATGCAACAGTTGTTGCAAGGCCAAATATCCATTTGG CAAGTATTAGAGATATGAGGACTATCGTCGTGGAAAGACCAACCTTGGAAGAGTGGCGCCGTTGTGTTGCTCGTGGTGTATTTCATTCTTGGCACCGAAGTGGCATACATGCTTAG
- the LOC123180847 gene encoding probable inactive nicotinamidase At3g16190 isoform X6: MVSRGPNLNVSSSYLKGGVIYTQFVCLKDATTCKNNFAGVQTPNCIWRTIYDVVALDYEKVTVFIDATVVARPNIHLASIRDMRTIVVERPTLEEWRRCVARGVFHSWHRSGIHA, translated from the exons ATGGTGAGCAGAGGGCCAAACCTCAACGTGAGCTCCTCATACCTAAAA GGAGGAGTAATATATACCCAGTTTGTTTGTTTGAAGGATGCAACAACATGCAAAAATAATTTTGCCG GTGTTCAAACACCAAATTGCATCTGGCGGACTATCTACGATGTTGTGGCATTGGACTATGAGAAAGTTACAGTCTTTATTGATGCAACAGTTGTTGCAAGGCCAAATATCCATTTGG CAAGTATTAGAGATATGAGGACTATCGTCGTGGAAAGACCAACCTTGGAAGAGTGGCGCCGTTGTGTTGCTCGTGGTGTATTTCATTCTTGGCACCGAAGTGGCATACATGCTTAG
- the LOC123180847 gene encoding probable inactive nicotinamidase At3g16190 isoform X7, translated as MVSRGPNLNGGVIYTQFVCLKDATTCKNNFAGVQTPNCIWRTIYDVVALDYEKVTVFIDATVVARPNIHLASIRDMRTIVVERPTLEEWRRCVARGVFHSWHRSGIHA; from the exons ATGGTGAGCAGAGGGCCAAACCTCAAC GGAGGAGTAATATATACCCAGTTTGTTTGTTTGAAGGATGCAACAACATGCAAAAATAATTTTGCCG GTGTTCAAACACCAAATTGCATCTGGCGGACTATCTACGATGTTGTGGCATTGGACTATGAGAAAGTTACAGTCTTTATTGATGCAACAGTTGTTGCAAGGCCAAATATCCATTTGG CAAGTATTAGAGATATGAGGACTATCGTCGTGGAAAGACCAACCTTGGAAGAGTGGCGCCGTTGTGTTGCTCGTGGTGTATTTCATTCTTGGCACCGAAGTGGCATACATGCTTAG
- the LOC123180847 gene encoding uncharacterized protein isoform X4: MIHQIRKSSEAPRTPGVWRRPQELSPPPEDLLSFAAPRDALNSSVHGEQRAKPQRVQTPNCIWRTIYDVVALDYEKVTVFIDATVVARPNIHLASIRDMRTIVVERPTLEEWRRCVARGVFHSWHRSGIHA, encoded by the exons ATGATCCATCAGATCCGCAAATCATCCGAGGCCCCACGAACACCAGGTGTTTGGCGCCGCCCCCAGGAGCTCTCACCGCCTCCCGAGGACctcctctcctttgctgccccGAGGGATGCCTTGAACTCCTCTGTCCATGGTGAGCAGAGGGCCAAACCTCAAC GTGTTCAAACACCAAATTGCATCTGGCGGACTATCTACGATGTTGTGGCATTGGACTATGAGAAAGTTACAGTCTTTATTGATGCAACAGTTGTTGCAAGGCCAAATATCCATTTGG CAAGTATTAGAGATATGAGGACTATCGTCGTGGAAAGACCAACCTTGGAAGAGTGGCGCCGTTGTGTTGCTCGTGGTGTATTTCATTCTTGGCACCGAAGTGGCATACATGCTTAG